The following proteins come from a genomic window of Frankia casuarinae:
- a CDS encoding glycosyltransferase family 4 protein, translating to MTPPGGSTHLGGSRERRYLPTLAGRHVVFLNWRDREHPQAGGAELFCQSIAERFAAAGARVTLLTSRATEGERPGPPVAESVGGVEVRRGGGTFGVYPSVLARLASLGRAGHRVDAVVDCQNGIPFFSPLVLPASTPVVQVLHHVHQKQFPLYFPGPVARVGQLLEAPGSRWVYRRRPVVVVSPSTRAEARDILGLPGPRFLVPNGVTTSAAGAAGAAGATTFTGPAGGGPAGSDGGPATAPTIVCVGRLVPHKRLHLLLDALPALVGAHPGLTVHIVGDGPDRERLTARAVALGLTTTGAVTTTDPGAAPGSGGTTDRDGDAVRWHGYTDAATRDRLLSSAWLTVNPSHGEGWGLSVLEAAALGVPAVAFRVPGLRDAVRDGTTGWLVDEGEPLEKTLDAALRLLAEPPAAAELRAAARAWAAGFTWDASAELLARVVTAEIDRLADPAAKRAEAGEQGRAPQRGRGPDRGLERRRRDDDLTHARFTLPVGTSRPALRRTDLVYRPDPTGPEMIALLYGAGPAAARTALTRAGVGVGALADLRLRPATGEDLLFAASRDLAASPPDPGPGPIPTDNRGDQAKAGARRAASNMLSTELAGKPGDR from the coding sequence GTGACGCCCCCGGGAGGATCGACACACCTCGGAGGGTCCCGGGAGCGCCGGTACCTGCCCACCCTCGCCGGCCGGCACGTGGTGTTCCTCAACTGGCGGGACCGGGAGCATCCGCAGGCCGGCGGGGCGGAGTTGTTCTGCCAGTCGATCGCCGAGCGGTTCGCCGCGGCCGGTGCCCGGGTCACCCTGCTGACCTCGCGGGCCACGGAAGGTGAACGCCCTGGTCCGCCCGTCGCCGAGTCCGTTGGCGGCGTCGAGGTGCGCCGCGGGGGCGGTACCTTCGGCGTCTATCCATCGGTGCTCGCCCGGCTGGCCAGCCTGGGCCGGGCCGGGCACCGCGTCGACGCCGTCGTCGACTGCCAGAACGGGATCCCGTTCTTCAGCCCCCTGGTGCTGCCGGCGAGCACCCCCGTCGTGCAGGTGCTCCACCACGTTCATCAGAAACAGTTTCCGTTGTACTTCCCCGGGCCGGTCGCCCGGGTGGGGCAACTGCTGGAGGCGCCGGGCAGCCGGTGGGTCTACCGGCGCCGGCCGGTGGTGGTCGTCTCCCCCTCGACCCGCGCCGAGGCCCGTGACATCCTCGGCCTGCCCGGCCCGCGCTTCCTGGTCCCCAACGGGGTGACCACCTCGGCCGCCGGGGCCGCCGGGGCCGCCGGGGCCACTACGTTCACGGGCCCGGCTGGCGGTGGGCCCGCAGGCTCGGATGGCGGCCCCGCGACGGCACCCACCATCGTGTGCGTCGGCCGGCTCGTGCCGCACAAGCGGCTCCACCTGCTCCTCGACGCGCTGCCCGCGCTGGTCGGGGCGCATCCCGGGCTCACCGTCCACATCGTCGGCGACGGCCCGGACCGCGAACGGCTGACCGCCCGCGCGGTCGCCCTCGGGCTGACCACTACCGGTGCGGTGACCACTACCGACCCGGGGGCGGCTCCGGGCTCGGGAGGCACGACCGACCGGGACGGTGACGCCGTGCGCTGGCACGGCTACACCGATGCCGCCACCCGCGACCGGCTGCTTTCCTCGGCCTGGCTGACAGTCAACCCCTCGCATGGTGAGGGCTGGGGGCTGTCGGTCCTGGAGGCCGCTGCCCTCGGGGTGCCCGCGGTGGCGTTCCGGGTCCCGGGGCTGCGCGACGCGGTCCGGGACGGGACTACGGGATGGCTGGTCGACGAGGGCGAGCCGCTGGAGAAGACCCTCGACGCGGCGCTAAGGCTACTGGCCGAGCCGCCCGCGGCGGCCGAGCTGCGCGCGGCGGCCCGCGCCTGGGCGGCCGGGTTCACCTGGGACGCCAGCGCCGAACTGCTGGCCCGGGTGGTCACCGCCGAGATCGACCGACTGGCCGACCCGGCGGCGAAGCGGGCCGAAGCAGGAGAACAAGGCCGCGCGCCGCAGCGGGGTCGGGGACCGGATCGGGGCCTGGAGCGCCGGCGCCGGGACGATGACCTCACGCACGCCCGTTTCACCCTGCCGGTCGGCACCTCCCGCCCGGCGTTGCGCCGCACGGACCTGGTGTACCGGCCGGATCCGACCGGCCCGGAGATGATCGCGCTCCTCTACGGCGCCGGCCCCGCCGCCGCACGCACCGCCCTGACCCGGGCCGGAGTCGGGGTCGGCGCGCTCGCCGACCTGCGGCTACGCCCGGCGACCGGCGAGGACCTGCTGTTCGCGGCCAGCCGTGACCTGGCGGCATCTCCCCCGGATCCGGGTCCCGGTCCGATCCCGACCGACAACCGGGGCGATCAGGCGAAGGCCGGAGCGCGACGAGCAGCCTCGAACATGCTTTCCACGGAGCTAGCGGGAAAACCAGGTGACCGTTGA
- a CDS encoding GNAT family N-acetyltransferase yields MPLAKPAALSEGPDRLTFNSGDDLLDGWLRHHALEHQQDRTTNTFVIVDATRIAGYYCLATAALERIPGSRRWSRRSTEPVPAMFVGRLAVDVRYQGRGLGAQLVRDAVMRSLTVHRMVGVPLLLAHAIRQPGRAFYRHLGFLGTHVDPYLLALPLHAAAGGG; encoded by the coding sequence GTGCCCCTCGCCAAGCCCGCGGCCCTGTCCGAGGGCCCGGACCGGCTCACCTTCAACAGCGGTGACGACCTGCTCGACGGCTGGCTGCGCCACCACGCCCTCGAACACCAGCAGGACCGGACGACAAACACGTTCGTGATCGTCGACGCTACCCGGATCGCCGGCTACTACTGCCTGGCCACCGCGGCCCTGGAACGGATCCCCGGTTCACGCCGGTGGTCGCGCCGGTCCACCGAACCCGTTCCGGCGATGTTCGTGGGGCGGCTCGCGGTCGATGTCCGGTACCAGGGCCGCGGGCTCGGCGCCCAACTCGTGCGGGACGCCGTGATGCGGTCGCTGACCGTCCATCGCATGGTCGGAGTGCCGCTCCTGCTCGCCCACGCGATACGGCAACCCGGCCGGGCGTTCTACCGCCATCTCGGCTTCCTCGGCACCCACGTCGACCCCTACCTGCTCGCGCTGCCGCTACACGCCGCCGCCGGCGGGGGCTAA
- a CDS encoding DUF1778 domain-containing protein: MSTARDDRLAVRLPEDEAEIIRSAAEGEGLSLEDFAAEAMKRYAREVLADRRLFRVPDADWSKLEALLDAPPPDSPRLRRLLDEEPGSEQQE, translated from the coding sequence ATGAGCACCGCCAGGGACGACAGACTCGCGGTACGGCTACCCGAGGATGAAGCCGAGATCATCCGCTCGGCCGCGGAGGGTGAGGGCCTGTCCCTTGAGGACTTCGCCGCCGAGGCCATGAAGCGATACGCGCGAGAGGTTCTCGCCGACCGCCGCCTGTTCCGCGTCCCGGATGCCGACTGGAGCAAGCTCGAGGCGCTGCTCGACGCGCCGCCGCCGGACTCCCCCCGGCTGCGCCGGCTCCTCGACGAGGAACCGGGCTCGGAGCAGCAGGAGTAG
- a CDS encoding aldo/keto reductase, translated as MPRLGLGTWPLNDREVQGVVEQALGLGYRLIDTAHNYGNEKGVGAGLRAAGVPREELFVTTKFNKRSHSVRGVRRAAVESTRRMGLDYLDLLLIHWPNPWRDRYVEAWKGLVELLKDGQVRAIGVSNFKTTHLDRLLAQTGVAPDVNQIQLDPRLGRSAIRAYHAEQGIVTEAWSPLGAGTGLLDEPVITRIAAAHERTPAQVALRWHIELGIVVVPKSASPRRMAENIDVFDFTLSAEEIAAISGLDRGAAGEADALDSDVFGH; from the coding sequence ATGCCCAGGCTCGGGCTCGGAACCTGGCCGCTGAACGACCGGGAGGTCCAGGGGGTGGTGGAACAGGCGCTCGGGCTGGGCTACCGATTGATTGACACCGCGCACAACTACGGCAACGAGAAGGGAGTGGGCGCCGGACTACGCGCCGCCGGCGTGCCCCGCGAGGAGCTGTTCGTCACCACGAAGTTCAACAAACGCTCGCACAGCGTCCGCGGCGTGCGCAGGGCCGCCGTGGAGAGTACCCGCCGGATGGGGCTGGACTACCTCGATCTGCTCCTCATCCACTGGCCGAACCCGTGGCGGGATCGGTACGTCGAGGCCTGGAAGGGGCTCGTCGAGCTGTTGAAGGACGGCCAGGTGCGCGCGATCGGGGTGTCGAACTTCAAGACGACCCACCTCGACCGGTTGCTGGCCCAGACCGGTGTCGCGCCGGACGTGAACCAGATCCAGCTCGATCCCCGACTCGGCCGGTCCGCGATCCGCGCCTACCACGCGGAGCAGGGGATCGTGACGGAGGCGTGGAGCCCGCTGGGCGCCGGCACCGGGCTGCTCGACGAACCCGTGATCACGCGGATCGCCGCCGCGCACGAGCGCACCCCCGCGCAGGTCGCCCTGCGCTGGCACATCGAGCTGGGCATCGTGGTGGTGCCGAAGTCGGCCAGCCCCAGGCGCATGGCAGAGAACATCGACGTCTTCGACTTCACGCTTTCCGCTGAGGAGATTGCCGCGATCTCCGGACTGGACCGGGGCGCCGCGGGGGAGGCGGACGCCCTCGACTCCGACGTGTTCGGGCACTGA
- the mdoC gene encoding glucans biosynthesis protein MdoC encodes MGRKAAPSAPGGHYHHLDALRAVFMLGGVFVHASTLGDDPFFHGIAYASGLFRMADFFLISGFLSAMLVGKYGPSRTVHRRLASVGIPFLCTLVLFNPTALWLSYNFHNPDVSFLDFLRGNIVPEPVGELRWPLQLWFLMVLLAYALCTPAAVSVISRLVASSLYRRATTGRLRVMATIISLVIVTTILIRGGYRAAVTPVIGSDPLDLPVEETLDFLPFFLLGVLLYLDRRRILPSFQRPAPILLAVAGVLLLAANQDWGGVLTSSTGLVLSRTLFTIAITATLFALASRLVPGPRPAVRYLSDASYTVYLFHYFWIYAIATLLSLDPSLRWPQMLLVTALTFGVTLAIHHFVILRSPFLRKIFNGKFPVDGRRGTGRPAAGPLTTAAGTADSELTQPLRWLPRAEQLDPERTQHLRWAP; translated from the coding sequence GTGGGGCGAAAGGCGGCGCCGTCCGCTCCGGGCGGGCACTACCACCACCTGGACGCGTTGCGCGCCGTCTTCATGCTGGGCGGCGTCTTCGTGCATGCCTCGACGCTCGGTGACGACCCGTTCTTCCACGGGATCGCCTACGCCTCCGGCCTCTTCCGGATGGCGGACTTCTTCCTGATCTCCGGGTTCCTCTCCGCGATGCTCGTCGGGAAGTATGGGCCGTCGCGCACCGTGCATCGCAGGCTCGCCAGCGTGGGAATCCCATTCCTGTGCACCCTGGTCCTGTTCAATCCCACCGCGCTCTGGTTGAGCTACAACTTCCACAACCCGGACGTCTCGTTCCTGGACTTCCTGCGTGGAAACATCGTCCCCGAGCCGGTGGGCGAGCTGCGCTGGCCTCTGCAGCTGTGGTTCCTCATGGTGCTGCTCGCCTACGCGCTGTGCACCCCGGCGGCCGTGAGCGTCATATCCCGCCTTGTGGCCAGCTCCCTCTACCGGCGGGCCACCACCGGTCGGCTGCGCGTCATGGCCACGATCATCTCACTCGTCATCGTGACCACCATCCTCATCCGCGGCGGGTACCGGGCCGCGGTGACTCCCGTCATCGGTTCCGATCCCCTCGACCTCCCGGTCGAGGAGACGCTGGACTTCCTGCCGTTCTTCCTCCTCGGCGTGCTCCTCTACCTGGATCGGCGGCGAATCCTGCCGTCCTTTCAGCGGCCCGCGCCGATCCTGCTCGCCGTGGCCGGCGTCCTGCTGCTGGCGGCCAATCAGGACTGGGGTGGAGTGCTGACCTCATCCACCGGTCTGGTGCTCAGCAGGACCCTCTTCACCATCGCGATCACCGCCACGCTCTTCGCCCTTGCCAGCCGGCTCGTCCCCGGTCCGCGGCCCGCCGTCCGCTACCTCTCCGACGCCTCCTACACGGTCTACCTCTTCCACTATTTCTGGATCTACGCCATCGCGACGCTGCTCTCGCTGGACCCGAGCCTCCGCTGGCCGCAGATGCTCCTGGTCACCGCCCTCACCTTCGGCGTGACCCTGGCCATCCACCATTTCGTCATCTTGCGGTCACCCTTCCTCCGCAAGATCTTCAACGGGAAATTCCCGGTCGACGGCCGCCGCGGCACCGGCCGGCCCGCGGCCGGGCCCCTGACCACAGCGGCCGGCACGGCGGACTCCGAGCTGACCCAGCCGCTGCGCTGGCTTCCCCGGGCCGAACAGCTCGACCCGGAACGGACCCAGCACCTGCGCTGGGCTCCCTGA